A segment of the Sulfitobacter sp. D7 genome:
ATTGCCCGGCGGGTGGCATATGGCGGGATCGCGCGCATTGCCCCCCGCCCCCAGATCAGCTCGACGGATAGGGCCGGACAAAGACCGGACGCTCGGGCGTCGAGGCATCGGGCTGGTAGGCATAGCCGCCGCTGTCGAAATCCCGCAGCCCTTCGGGATCATTCACCCGGTGCTGCACGATATACCGCGCCATGGCGCCGCGCGCTTTCTTGGCAAAAAAGCTAACGATTTTTGGCCCTTTACCGTCGCCCTTGTCTTCCATGAACTGCGGGGTGATCACGCGCAATTTCAGCGCTTTGAGGTCGACTGCGCCAAAGTATTCTTGGCTGGCGCAGTTCACCAGAACATCGCTGCCGGTGGCCTCGGCCTGCGCGTTCAGCGCCTTTGACAGGCTGTCGCGCCAATAGTCATAGAGGTTACCACCGCGCCGGGTTTTCAGCTTGCTGCCCATCTCCAACCGGTAGGCTTGGATCGCGTCGAGCGGGCGCAGCACGCCGTAAAGCCCCGACAAGATGCGCAGGTGCTCTTGGGCATAGGTCATCTCATCGGCATCAAGGCTCGTGGCCTCCAACCCCTGATAGGTGTCACCGGCAAATGCCAGCGCGGCGGGGCGGGTGGTGTCGGCACTGGGCTCGGCTTCGAACGCCTGAAACCGGTCGCGGTTGAGCCGCGCCAGGTCGTCGCTCAGCCCCATCAGGTCTTTGAGGTTGCCCAAGGTGAGATTACGCGCCGTGGTCGCGAGCCGCACAGCGTCTTCCTGAAAATCAGGCTGGGTAACCGCGACATCGCGTTCGGCCCAATCGAGGCGTTTGGCGGGGGAAATAACGACGAGCATGGCAGTCTCCTTGGGGCGTGTCGGGGTGATTTAGCCCGCGTCGCGAAGAACGTCCAGAAAAGCGGGGCCAAAGCGTTCGGCGCGTTTGTCGCCGAGCAAGCGTTCAATCGCGGAGCTGTCGGCGCTGCGCAGCTGCGCCACCTTGGCCAGCATTGCAGCAGAGCAGCTCAGCGGCTTGTCGGTGCCCTGCTCGCCGCGCGCCAGATCGGCCTGCACCTGCAACAACTGGTCATAGACATT
Coding sequences within it:
- the yaaA gene encoding peroxide stress protein YaaA, whose translation is MLVVISPAKRLDWAERDVAVTQPDFQEDAVRLATTARNLTLGNLKDLMGLSDDLARLNRDRFQAFEAEPSADTTRPAALAFAGDTYQGLEATSLDADEMTYAQEHLRILSGLYGVLRPLDAIQAYRLEMGSKLKTRRGGNLYDYWRDSLSKALNAQAEATGSDVLVNCASQEYFGAVDLKALKLRVITPQFMEDKGDGKGPKIVSFFAKKARGAMARYIVQHRVNDPEGLRDFDSGGYAYQPDASTPERPVFVRPYPSS